Proteins encoded by one window of Flagellimonas lutaonensis:
- a CDS encoding YceI family protein: MMMKKAPRALFTALFVLSGLCIYNTHAQDRYIDKNGTVIFEASEKFFEEVKAKNESVTAIFDETTNDIASLALIKGFRFKNSLMQEHFNENYVDSDTYPKATFKGKLINTNPDGLSEKITDVTVEGILELNGKQKEMTANLKGQKVGNTISLTGSFIVSPEDFNITIPKIVRNKIAKQVTVRVDFKLVKK; this comes from the coding sequence ATGATGATGAAAAAAGCGCCGAGAGCATTGTTCACAGCATTGTTTGTACTGTCAGGCCTTTGCATATACAATACCCATGCACAAGACAGGTATATCGATAAGAACGGAACGGTAATCTTTGAAGCATCCGAAAAGTTTTTTGAAGAGGTGAAGGCCAAAAACGAATCGGTAACAGCAATTTTTGATGAAACGACCAACGACATTGCCTCTTTGGCCCTGATCAAAGGTTTTCGATTCAAGAATTCGCTGATGCAAGAACATTTCAACGAGAACTATGTAGATTCTGACACCTATCCGAAGGCAACGTTCAAAGGTAAATTGATCAACACAAATCCTGACGGGCTCAGTGAAAAAATTACTGATGTGACCGTTGAGGGCATTCTTGAACTGAACGGCAAGCAAAAGGAGATGACGGCTAATTTAAAAGGACAGAAAGTGGGAAACACCATCTCTTTGACCGGTAGTTTTATCGTATCCCCCGAGGATTTCAATATTACCATCCCCAAGATTGTTCGCAACAAAATTGCCAAACAAGTAACAGTTAGGGTCGATTTCAAACTTGTTAAAAAATGA
- a CDS encoding DUF5777 family beta-barrel protein gives MKKLSMLFFLLPFLVLAQEDLLAEIDTDTTINDYERAAFKGLKIVNFESTKMVSKRQLYFVVSHRFGSIKTGIDDFFGLDQAVTRLNFIYGISDGINIGVSRSSFQKIYEASLKLRLIQQKEGGSPFTVVLFNSILINTALEKENLPGLTFENRLGYSTQALVSKKLNKNLSLQVAPTYFHDNLVQLDEQENSQFAIGIGGRHKLTKRWSLNIDYGLHLNRASDSPFKNPLSIGFDLETGGHVFQLHFTNAQPMNVNTFLGQATGDWGDGDVFFGFNLSRVF, from the coding sequence ATGAAAAAATTAAGTATGCTGTTCTTTTTGCTGCCGTTTTTGGTTCTGGCCCAAGAAGACCTATTGGCCGAAATTGATACCGACACCACAATCAACGACTATGAAAGAGCCGCCTTTAAGGGGTTGAAAATCGTAAACTTTGAATCCACTAAGATGGTGTCGAAAAGACAACTATATTTTGTGGTATCGCACCGTTTCGGCTCTATAAAAACAGGTATCGATGATTTCTTCGGATTGGATCAAGCGGTCACAAGGCTTAACTTTATATATGGAATTTCTGATGGGATCAATATAGGGGTTTCGCGCAGTTCTTTTCAAAAGATCTATGAGGCCTCGTTAAAATTGCGGCTGATACAACAGAAAGAAGGTGGCTCCCCCTTTACGGTCGTCTTGTTCAACAGTATATTGATCAACACGGCCCTTGAAAAAGAAAACCTTCCCGGACTAACGTTTGAGAACAGGTTGGGCTATTCGACACAGGCCCTGGTCTCAAAAAAATTGAACAAAAACCTGTCGCTCCAGGTGGCCCCTACCTATTTTCACGACAATCTTGTGCAACTCGATGAGCAAGAGAACTCCCAATTTGCCATCGGCATCGGTGGGCGGCACAAGCTGACCAAACGATGGTCGCTGAACATCGATTACGGGCTACACTTGAACCGTGCCTCCGATTCACCTTTCAAGAATCCGCTTTCAATAGGTTTTGATTTGGAAACCGGCGGCCATGTTTTTCAATTGCACTTTACCAATGCCCAGCCTATGAATGTCAACACCTTTTTGGGCCAAGCCACCGGCGATTGGGGAGATGGCGATGTTTTCTTCGGATTCAACCTATCACGTGTATTCTAA
- a CDS encoding DUF5777 family beta-barrel protein, with product MKARATILLLVLTGMSHTVVSQNLLDILEDEQQDIPQYTQATFKFSRIAFGHSIETRKKGLLDIFVANRFWNTPEERTQSFAADRLSTRIALEYGISDKFLVGVGGTTFDGLFDGFVKYKLVQQRSDQKGSPISITLLQSTSYFSETLASPNIEDDFSHRLSFTSQMLIGKKITPNFSLQMVPTFVHRGLVLSNEDPQNHFAIGFGGRYKLGNHVSVVSEYYYTANPIKSFDTYGPFALGVNWEIGDVMLQFMLTNAVRMVEDAYITRTRHNFNFRNPNLNFGFNMTYVIHFKRKLKNVTDGKH from the coding sequence ATGAAGGCTAGAGCAACAATATTACTTTTGGTATTGACCGGTATGTCGCATACGGTGGTCTCACAAAATCTTTTGGACATTCTTGAAGACGAACAGCAAGATATTCCACAGTATACCCAAGCTACGTTCAAATTCAGTAGAATTGCCTTTGGCCATTCCATTGAGACCCGAAAAAAAGGATTGCTCGATATTTTTGTGGCCAATCGTTTCTGGAACACTCCGGAGGAAAGAACCCAAAGCTTTGCCGCCGATCGGCTAAGTACCCGTATTGCGCTCGAATATGGCATCAGCGATAAATTTTTGGTCGGCGTGGGCGGTACCACTTTCGATGGCCTTTTCGATGGTTTTGTCAAATATAAGTTGGTTCAACAGCGCAGTGACCAAAAGGGGTCGCCGATAAGTATCACGCTGCTGCAAAGCACGAGCTATTTTAGCGAAACGTTGGCATCACCCAACATTGAAGACGATTTTTCCCATAGGCTCTCGTTCACGTCACAAATGCTCATTGGCAAAAAGATCACCCCTAATTTCTCACTGCAAATGGTGCCTACATTCGTCCATAGAGGGCTCGTGCTTTCAAATGAAGACCCCCAGAACCATTTTGCCATAGGCTTCGGGGGACGGTATAAACTGGGCAACCATGTATCGGTGGTATCAGAATATTATTATACTGCCAACCCCATAAAATCTTTTGATACCTACGGACCTTTTGCCTTGGGGGTCAATTGGGAAATTGGCGATGTCATGTTACAATTCATGCTCACCAATGCAGTGCGAATGGTAGAAGATGCTTATATCACCAGAACAAGGCATAACTTTAACTTCAGAAATCCAAATCTGAACTTCGGTTTTAACATGACCTACGTCATCCATTTTAAACGAAAGTTGAAAAATGTGACTGACGGCAAACACTAA
- a CDS encoding DegT/DnrJ/EryC1/StrS family aminotransferase, with protein MPGFELFGETEKKHIQDVMNSGVLMRYGFDAMRQGHWKTKELEEALCQRMHIGYAHVVSSGTAALTVALASAGVGAGDEVIMPTFTFVASFESILALGAVPVLVDVDDTLTLDPQAVENAVTTKTKVVMPVHMCGSMADLDALQHICRKHRLLLLEDACQAIGGSYKGKPLGSIGDLGCFSFDYVKTITCGEGGALITNNNEYYENGHKYSDHGHDHIGNDRGAEEHPFLGYNFRISELNAAVGCAQIKRLDEFISIQKKNYSILREALSPVEDVTFRRVPEGGEENYSFLNFFLPTEEMARKAQKALSNAGVDGCFYWYDNNWHYYRKWKHLTEHKFLGKLPEEVLNGLQNFTKTDFSQSDHWVGRNISCLIKLGWSEDEVQLRAQKMVEVLKSL; from the coding sequence ATGCCCGGATTTGAACTATTTGGAGAAACGGAAAAGAAACATATACAAGATGTAATGAACAGTGGTGTGTTGATGCGCTACGGGTTCGATGCCATGCGTCAGGGCCACTGGAAAACCAAAGAACTTGAAGAGGCCCTCTGCCAGCGCATGCATATTGGGTATGCCCATGTGGTCAGTAGTGGCACGGCCGCGTTGACCGTGGCCCTTGCCAGTGCCGGGGTGGGTGCGGGCGACGAGGTGATAATGCCCACGTTCACCTTTGTGGCGAGTTTTGAGTCGATTTTGGCGCTAGGGGCAGTTCCTGTTTTGGTCGATGTCGATGACACCTTGACCCTAGATCCCCAGGCCGTTGAAAACGCCGTCACGACCAAGACCAAAGTGGTCATGCCCGTACATATGTGCGGTTCCATGGCCGATTTGGATGCCTTGCAACATATCTGCAGAAAACACAGACTATTATTGTTGGAAGATGCTTGCCAGGCCATTGGCGGAAGCTACAAGGGCAAACCATTGGGAAGCATTGGTGATCTGGGCTGTTTTTCGTTCGACTATGTCAAAACCATCACTTGTGGCGAGGGCGGCGCCCTGATTACAAACAACAATGAGTATTACGAGAACGGCCATAAATATTCTGATCACGGGCATGACCATATCGGGAATGATAGGGGAGCTGAGGAACATCCGTTTTTAGGGTACAACTTCCGCATTTCTGAACTGAATGCCGCGGTGGGCTGCGCACAGATAAAACGCCTAGACGAATTTATTTCTATCCAAAAGAAAAACTACTCCATACTTCGGGAAGCCCTTTCACCGGTTGAAGACGTTACCTTTAGAAGGGTGCCCGAGGGCGGTGAGGAGAACTATTCGTTTCTCAACTTTTTTCTGCCAACCGAAGAGATGGCACGAAAAGCCCAAAAGGCACTATCCAATGCTGGGGTTGACGGCTGCTTTTATTGGTACGATAATAATTGGCATTACTATCGCAAATGGAAGCACTTGACCGAACACAAGTTTTTGGGCAAACTGCCAGAAGAAGTGCTTAACGGATTACAAAATTTCACCAAAACCGATTTCTCTCAATCGGACCATTGGGTGGGGCGAAATATATCGTGTTTGATTAAATTGGGGTGGTCTGAGGATGAGGTGCAACTACGTGCCCAAAAAATGGTTGAAGTGCTTAAAAGTCTATGA
- a CDS encoding carbohydrate kinase family protein: MPKYNVAVLGPIPRDHITTHHGEVIEKYGCATHTAIGISKLLGNEGTVYLVSHVRKKDEDAVKQLLAPYSNINVDHITSDADQGDVIKLRFVDQNKRLEKQTGFMNPIVPEDIKELMHCDVFVCVPITDYEVPLETLKYIKENSNGKIIFDAHGPTNTLTITGDRLIRFWVDRDQWLPYIDVLKMNLEESMCCWFEKEYDVEDLGEFETHTTDHLPKLAEHVLNKGVESLIVTLDAEGGAVFFKEDGNIRHEMVKSVKVEHVIDTTGCGDSFAGGLGFGLLEEPNNYIRAAKYANALGALRTQGRTFEVFKSKKETDRLIVENYGEV, translated from the coding sequence ATGCCAAAATATAATGTAGCCGTACTGGGCCCGATACCTAGGGACCATATAACTACCCACCACGGAGAAGTTATTGAAAAATATGGCTGTGCCACGCACACCGCAATAGGTATTTCAAAACTCTTGGGCAATGAGGGTACCGTATATCTGGTTTCACATGTTCGCAAGAAAGACGAAGATGCCGTAAAGCAATTGTTGGCTCCATATTCGAATATAAACGTAGATCATATCACTTCCGATGCCGATCAAGGCGATGTTATAAAACTGCGGTTCGTTGACCAGAACAAACGGTTAGAGAAGCAAACCGGGTTTATGAACCCGATTGTTCCTGAAGATATAAAAGAACTCATGCATTGCGATGTATTTGTTTGTGTGCCCATTACCGACTACGAAGTACCCCTTGAAACCTTGAAATATATTAAGGAAAACAGCAATGGCAAGATAATTTTTGATGCCCATGGCCCCACTAACACCCTGACCATTACCGGTGATCGCCTAATTCGGTTTTGGGTTGATAGGGACCAATGGCTTCCATATATTGATGTGCTAAAAATGAACCTCGAAGAATCAATGTGCTGTTGGTTTGAAAAGGAATATGATGTGGAGGACTTGGGAGAATTTGAAACCCATACGACCGATCACCTGCCAAAACTGGCAGAACACGTACTCAATAAGGGAGTGGAATCACTTATTGTTACGTTGGATGCGGAAGGCGGGGCCGTATTCTTTAAGGAAGATGGCAACATTCGCCACGAAATGGTGAAATCGGTCAAAGTAGAACATGTGATAGACACCACAGGTTGCGGGGACTCTTTTGCGGGCGGACTTGGTTTCGGACTCCTCGAAGAACCCAACAACTACATTCGCGCCGCAAAATATGCCAATGCCCTGGGGGCCCTGCGAACCCAAGGAAGAACTTTCGAGGTTTTTAAATCTAAAAAGGAAACGGATCGACTGATTGTCGAAAACTACGGGGAAGTTTGA
- a CDS encoding LytR/AlgR family response regulator transcription factor: MRKDKLYFLTFLSIAVIYTVIASVALHYLIRASAHELLEAHLQFSKKEAKTFGTLVSHQLASGIAKDSAVTHIQRSLKGTDFEMGFLSMYDWSGRVVCHPDINKVGQQASNNASFVTSVTDDLSPETFYDLLVERQKKLENNVSEGIEQVSEVIHLYPVQNSDWIVAAHVNIGNISLQLSEIRKRFYTIFLVMGLVVILSYAITVRLIGSAYEKRLELKNQKLEDEVINLSKLNRAVGAYQQKVIEKKPASTTKSAATKKRILTYVRNELLPVPIEEIAHIYTENTITYVVCFNERRSTTNLSLDELFSNLDSSYFFRANRQFIIAISAIDKIVRYGNNQLKILVNPNSEVDIIISKNRAAEFKQWLNL, translated from the coding sequence ATGAGGAAAGACAAACTCTATTTTCTCACTTTTTTGTCAATAGCGGTCATTTACACCGTTATTGCCAGTGTTGCTCTTCACTATTTGATCAGGGCCAGTGCGCACGAGTTGCTCGAGGCACATTTACAGTTCAGCAAAAAAGAGGCCAAAACCTTTGGTACCCTGGTAAGCCACCAGTTGGCAAGCGGCATAGCCAAGGACTCTGCGGTAACACATATACAGAGAAGTTTGAAAGGAACCGATTTTGAAATGGGCTTTTTGAGCATGTATGACTGGTCGGGCAGGGTGGTCTGCCATCCTGATATAAATAAAGTTGGCCAACAGGCAAGCAACAATGCATCATTTGTTACTTCTGTGACCGATGATCTGAGTCCTGAAACGTTTTACGATTTGTTGGTTGAAAGACAAAAGAAACTGGAGAACAACGTTTCCGAAGGCATTGAACAAGTTTCTGAAGTGATACACCTGTACCCGGTACAAAACTCTGACTGGATCGTGGCCGCGCACGTAAACATTGGCAATATATCGTTGCAGTTGAGTGAAATCAGAAAACGTTTCTACACTATTTTTTTGGTCATGGGGCTGGTTGTGATACTCTCTTATGCAATAACCGTTAGATTGATTGGCAGTGCCTATGAGAAAAGACTCGAGCTCAAAAACCAAAAATTGGAAGATGAGGTCATCAACCTTTCAAAACTGAACAGGGCGGTAGGCGCCTATCAGCAAAAGGTCATTGAAAAGAAGCCTGCCTCAACAACCAAGAGCGCTGCCACCAAAAAGAGGATATTGACCTATGTCCGCAACGAACTGCTTCCCGTTCCTATTGAAGAGATAGCCCATATTTACACCGAAAACACCATAACCTATGTCGTTTGCTTCAATGAAAGGCGCTCGACCACCAACCTTAGTCTTGATGAATTGTTTTCAAACCTCGACAGCAGTTATTTTTTTAGGGCAAACAGGCAATTCATCATAGCCATTTCGGCGATTGACAAAATTGTAAGATATGGCAACAATCAATTAAAGATACTGGTGAACCCCAATTCAGAGGTAGATATCATTATAAGCAAAAACCGGGCGGCCGAATTTAAACAATGGCTAAATTTATAG
- a CDS encoding PD40 domain-containing protein, with product MIRSITYKLTFFIVLLVCTHGISAQDQNDYTTNLETDKRVGDYLDLLQQGYSEEEIFQDLGNANLLAENYEAAAFWYEKLLQLNNHKSFNDNYRERYSYALAKLQGNSPKQGGDKNWTAYIKADYMPGQGRFDKELAAPKVLPQTTLATTQPRQSSLLPTNEGYAPAMAITKDGRIAYFSKAVYKKPLTGIFSKKQLIHEIYRAENIGGKWKNIQKVTVCPEYFSAKHPTISEDGKRLFFASDMPGSYGEFDIYVADIKPDGSFGIAKNLGPKVNTKKDELYPTLFNGTLLFFASEGREGYGGLDLYASQVTLNSLTTSVNLGSHINSSRDDFAIALQPEKGLGYVVSNRGNDNRVAQHSISYGDRTDNTLMANRDAKLIQMLNDESSIEYSNTVFENE from the coding sequence ATGATACGTTCGATTACCTACAAACTGACTTTTTTTATTGTATTGCTGGTCTGTACCCATGGTATAAGTGCCCAAGACCAAAATGATTATACCACCAACCTTGAGACCGATAAAAGGGTCGGTGATTATCTTGACCTATTGCAGCAAGGTTATTCTGAAGAAGAAATCTTTCAAGACCTGGGCAATGCCAACCTCTTGGCCGAAAACTACGAAGCAGCGGCCTTTTGGTACGAGAAATTACTGCAACTTAACAACCACAAAAGCTTTAACGACAACTATCGCGAACGCTATAGCTACGCTTTGGCAAAGTTGCAGGGAAATAGCCCAAAGCAAGGGGGCGATAAAAATTGGACCGCCTACATAAAAGCCGATTATATGCCAGGGCAAGGTAGGTTTGACAAAGAATTGGCTGCCCCAAAAGTGCTGCCACAAACAACCTTGGCCACCACCCAACCAAGGCAATCGAGTTTGTTGCCAACTAACGAGGGCTATGCCCCTGCCATGGCCATTACCAAAGATGGACGCATTGCTTATTTCAGCAAGGCGGTCTATAAAAAACCTTTGACCGGTATCTTCTCTAAAAAGCAGTTGATCCATGAGATCTACCGTGCCGAAAATATCGGTGGAAAGTGGAAGAACATACAAAAGGTTACGGTGTGCCCTGAATATTTTTCTGCAAAACACCCTACCATATCTGAAGATGGAAAACGGTTGTTCTTTGCCTCTGATATGCCCGGAAGCTACGGAGAATTTGATATCTACGTGGCAGACATCAAACCAGACGGAAGCTTTGGAATTGCCAAAAACTTGGGGCCAAAGGTCAACACAAAGAAAGATGAGCTCTACCCCACCCTTTTCAACGGCACCCTCTTGTTCTTTGCCTCTGAAGGTCGAGAAGGCTATGGCGGGCTTGATCTATATGCCTCTCAGGTAACCCTTAACAGTCTAACCACTTCGGTCAACTTGGGTAGCCACATCAACAGTAGCCGTGACGATTTTGCCATAGCGCTACAACCTGAGAAAGGCTTGGGGTATGTGGTATCGAACCGTGGTAACGACAATCGGGTGGCACAGCATAGCATATCATATGGTGATCGCACCGACAATACCTTAATGGCAAACCGTGATGCGAAGTTGATACAGATGTTAAACGATGAATCCAGTATAGAATATTCAAATACTGTTTTTGAAAACGAATAA
- a CDS encoding OB-fold protein, whose product MALAIGSFLLWNNYYPRQINILEAEPELYLDAETLIAHVKNENEHFLEAEKIVEIEGVIKEINSLNNRITIFLEGGAEESACVICDMQADQTDDLKDYRPKDTIRLKGVFKGFLKDAIFLNCVISQR is encoded by the coding sequence ATGGCTTTGGCGATTGGCTCTTTTTTGCTGTGGAACAACTACTATCCAAGGCAGATAAATATTTTGGAGGCCGAACCAGAACTATATCTGGATGCTGAGACGCTTATTGCACACGTCAAAAATGAAAATGAGCATTTTCTCGAAGCAGAGAAAATAGTCGAGATAGAGGGTGTGATTAAAGAAATCAACAGCTTGAACAACCGCATCACCATTTTTTTGGAGGGCGGTGCAGAAGAATCTGCCTGTGTAATTTGTGATATGCAGGCCGACCAAACAGATGACCTCAAAGACTACCGGCCGAAAGACACCATAAGGCTAAAAGGAGTGTTCAAAGGTTTTTTGAAAGATGCCATTTTTTTGAATTGCGTCATTTCCCAAAGATGA
- a CDS encoding YceI family protein has protein sequence MAFFSYTAVENIKAENNQVLSIIDLSTHEIAVSMLMNAFVFEKALMREHFNESYVESDIYPKATFEGKIIDFDPTIEGDQTRMVRGTFSMHGVTKELEIKTKIENLGGKYTLSGTFEAYVKDYNIKIPPLLAGNIAKNISVDFRFEYEPYEG, from the coding sequence GTGGCTTTTTTCTCGTACACTGCCGTTGAGAACATTAAAGCCGAGAACAATCAGGTTTTGAGCATCATCGATCTGTCGACCCATGAGATTGCAGTAAGCATGTTGATGAATGCATTTGTATTCGAAAAGGCCCTAATGCGCGAGCATTTCAATGAAAGCTATGTGGAGTCCGACATATATCCCAAAGCTACCTTTGAAGGCAAGATCATCGACTTTGACCCCACCATAGAGGGCGACCAGACTAGAATGGTCAGGGGCACTTTTTCTATGCACGGGGTTACAAAAGAACTGGAGATAAAAACCAAAATAGAGAACTTAGGGGGCAAGTACACACTGTCAGGTACCTTTGAGGCCTATGTCAAAGATTACAATATCAAGATTCCACCACTTTTGGCGGGAAACATTGCAAAAAACATTTCTGTGGATTTTCGATTTGAATATGAACCCTATGAAGGCTAG
- a CDS encoding sulfite exporter TauE/SafE family protein — protein MTEWWHYPLLVVVGFVVGFINTVAGGASLISLPTLIFLGLPPAVANGTNRLAIVVQTAMATAGFKSKGVSNFPFNLYLGFTALLGAIIGAQIAVDIKGETFNRILAIIMIVVVCLIVFKPRIKIDELAERTTGKYRWLSMLAFFFIGIYGGFINAGIGFVIILFLHYVNRMNLVKVNATKVSLVFIYTLAALTVFILNDKVDWKIGFILAAGNGLGAWFSSRVSVKRGDGFIKTFLVIMVIAMAIKLWFF, from the coding sequence ATGACAGAATGGTGGCATTACCCTTTATTGGTGGTAGTTGGTTTTGTGGTGGGCTTCATCAACACCGTAGCTGGTGGGGCCTCTTTGATTTCATTGCCGACCCTCATCTTTTTGGGCCTGCCGCCTGCAGTGGCCAATGGTACCAACCGGTTGGCAATAGTGGTGCAGACGGCAATGGCCACTGCCGGTTTTAAAAGCAAGGGGGTTTCCAATTTTCCTTTCAACCTGTATTTGGGGTTTACCGCATTGTTGGGCGCCATTATTGGTGCCCAAATCGCAGTTGACATTAAGGGAGAGACTTTTAACCGTATTTTGGCCATTATCATGATTGTGGTGGTCTGCCTAATAGTATTCAAGCCCCGTATCAAAATTGATGAACTGGCTGAGCGCACCACCGGAAAATATCGATGGCTGAGTATGCTGGCCTTCTTTTTTATTGGTATCTATGGGGGTTTTATTAATGCGGGCATCGGATTTGTCATCATTCTATTTCTACACTATGTAAACCGTATGAACCTGGTCAAGGTCAATGCTACAAAGGTGTCTTTGGTGTTTATCTATACCTTGGCTGCTTTGACCGTTTTCATATTAAATGATAAGGTCGATTGGAAGATTGGTTTCATTCTTGCTGCCGGCAATGGCCTCGGGGCGTGGTTTTCAAGCCGTGTGTCGGTCAAGAGGGGAGATGGTTTCATCAAAACCTTTTTGGTCATTATGGTCATTGCCATGGCCATTAAACTATGGTTTTTTTAA
- a CDS encoding response regulator transcription factor, producing the protein MRTTMTKVIIIDRDLQLHQLYGSYFENAPEYELIGIYDKVSAVLYDMGRSMPDIIISEVSLSGISGLEGIEHLRKRDASIKILIMSQQSDFEIIKKAFKKGANGYLTKPVTRNRLFHALDSIQQYGAALGHDVAKMIISSFQRKPLKTFSKRENQIIEYLGQGFTYKDIAEKLFVTPSTVNFHIQNIYLKLNVNSKSEALEKLRQLEAFQLDHS; encoded by the coding sequence ATGAGAACGACCATGACCAAGGTCATCATCATTGACAGAGACCTACAACTACACCAACTTTACGGATCATACTTTGAAAATGCCCCTGAGTACGAATTGATCGGTATTTACGACAAGGTAAGCGCCGTTTTGTACGACATGGGGAGATCCATGCCCGACATCATCATCTCAGAAGTTTCGCTCAGCGGAATTTCAGGCTTGGAGGGAATCGAACACCTAAGAAAAAGGGATGCCTCTATCAAAATATTGATCATGAGCCAACAAAGTGATTTTGAAATCATCAAAAAAGCGTTCAAAAAAGGGGCCAATGGCTATTTGACCAAACCGGTTACCCGTAACCGCTTGTTCCATGCCCTAGATTCCATCCAACAATATGGTGCTGCCCTAGGGCACGATGTTGCCAAGATGATCATCAGTTCCTTTCAGCGAAAACCGCTAAAGACATTCTCAAAAAGGGAAAACCAAATCATCGAGTATCTTGGTCAGGGGTTCACATACAAGGATATCGCAGAAAAGCTCTTCGTTACACCGAGTACCGTGAATTTTCACATTCAGAACATTTATTTGAAACTGAATGTAAACTCAAAATCGGAGGCACTCGAGAAGTTGCGACAACTCGAAGCTTTTCAATTGGACCATAGCTAA